The following coding sequences are from one Aliarcobacter skirrowii CCUG 10374 window:
- a CDS encoding sugar transferase, translating to MIVLGRKYKFTEFEKSRLNKKFKNQFIIKYSQRDPFEVLEELKCLLDKTKVKIIVLNTRYTVPNEVIKYLTNLQFERNIKLITIEQFMEEYLHKCYIPDDHTDLNYLQNIKPFNIFEYSMKRVMDFLGIFCLYAFTFPIMAYSRRRIKKESPGTSMFKQERVGINNKEFKCIKYRSMRLDAEVCGAQFACQNDPRVFPWGEIMRKTRIDELPQMLNVLKGDMHLIGPRPERKFWIEQFEKEIPYYNERHLVRPGITGWAQVMYPYGAGVEDAKQKLMYDLYYIKHYSIWLDIKIIYKTILVVLGKKGL from the coding sequence ATGATAGTTTTAGGTAGAAAATACAAGTTCACAGAGTTTGAAAAATCAAGGTTAAATAAAAAGTTTAAAAACCAGTTTATTATCAAATACTCACAGAGAGACCCATTTGAAGTGCTTGAAGAGCTTAAGTGTTTGCTAGATAAAACAAAAGTTAAAATTATTGTACTAAATACAAGATATACTGTACCAAATGAAGTTATAAAATACCTTACAAACTTACAATTTGAAAGAAATATCAAACTCATCACTATAGAGCAGTTTATGGAAGAGTATCTACACAAATGCTATATTCCAGATGATCACACAGATTTAAACTATCTTCAAAATATCAAGCCTTTTAATATTTTTGAATACTCTATGAAAAGAGTTATGGATTTTTTAGGAATTTTTTGTTTATATGCTTTTACTTTTCCTATCATGGCATATTCAAGAAGAAGAATCAAAAAAGAATCCCCAGGAACTAGTATGTTCAAGCAAGAAAGAGTTGGAATAAACAATAAAGAGTTTAAGTGTATCAAGTATAGAAGTATGAGACTAGATGCAGAAGTTTGTGGTGCACAATTTGCATGTCAAAATGACCCTAGGGTTTTTCCTTGGGGTGAGATTATGAGAAAAACAAGAATAGATGAACTTCCTCAAATGCTAAATGTACTAAAAGGAGATATGCATCTAATTGGTCCAAGACCTGAGAGAAAATTTTGGATAGAGCAGTTTGAAAAAGAGATTCCATACTACAATGAAAGACATCTTGTACGACCTGGAATTACAGGTTGGGCTCAGGTTATGTATCCATATGGAGCTGGTGTTGAAGATGCAAAACAAAAGCTTATGTATGATTTGTACTATATAAAACACTACAGCATTTGGTTGGATATAAAGATTATTTACAAAACTATTTTGGTGGTTTTAGGTAAAAAAGGTTTGTAG
- a CDS encoding helix-turn-helix domain-containing protein, producing the protein MILSELGKTIKDLRKQKGLSQEVLAEQSGISRATLSKLENGYIANISIVTINQILSLLGYEIDIKPTNPFRT; encoded by the coding sequence ATGATATTATCAGAACTTGGAAAAACTATTAAAGATTTACGAAAACAAAAGGGATTATCTCAAGAAGTATTGGCAGAGCAGTCTGGTATCTCAAGAGCGACTTTATCAAAGCTAGAAAATGGCTATATAGCAAATATAAGTATAGTGACAATCAATCAAATACTTTCACTTTTAGGCTATGAAATAGATATTAAGCCAACGAATCCATTTAGAACATAA
- a CDS encoding type II toxin-antitoxin system HipA family toxin — translation MIEIFHHQKAVASFIKDNRNFIIDYKNFDIKNSIALSLPNTQKIYLYDYKFPPFLESFLPEGYLYDIFKNLLSKEYGKVDDYLIFSLLSSNISSRIEFKSDLQNSVEFPEFNIEEILSNDTNDTFNNLLQTFLNKNAISGVQPKTIALLKDKEKIDTKEYIIKTWGDEYQDLALNEYFCLKAVEKAGVKTANVKLSQNNKFLIVEKFTLKNDGSFYGFEEILSLLNKNKDSKYDGSYEQIAKIIYSYTTNKKESMIAFYKTVVMNYLLKNGDAHLKNFGLLFDDDFKNIFYSPVYDVVNTVVYIHKDKPALMLDGKKIWHSKDTLIKFGQKSCLLSQSEANKYYKECYEALIWGIDELENYLNEYPDFKIVKMILDSWKLSLKEVSIKELDNDIIRTWKNY, via the coding sequence GTGATAGAGATATTTCACCATCAAAAAGCAGTTGCATCATTTATTAAAGATAATAGAAACTTTATAATAGACTATAAAAATTTTGATATCAAAAACTCCATAGCACTATCATTGCCAAATACTCAAAAAATATATCTGTATGACTATAAATTTCCACCTTTTTTGGAGAGTTTCTTACCTGAAGGATATTTGTATGATATATTTAAAAATCTTTTATCAAAAGAGTATGGAAAGGTAGATGACTATCTTATATTTTCACTTCTTAGCTCAAATATAAGTTCAAGAATAGAGTTTAAAAGTGATTTGCAAAATAGTGTAGAGTTTCCTGAGTTTAATATTGAAGAGATATTATCTAATGATACAAATGATACTTTTAATAATCTTCTTCAAACTTTTTTAAACAAAAATGCTATTAGTGGAGTTCAGCCAAAAACAATAGCACTTTTAAAAGATAAAGAAAAAATAGATACCAAAGAATACATCATCAAAACTTGGGGAGATGAATATCAAGACTTAGCTCTCAATGAATACTTTTGCCTAAAAGCTGTTGAAAAAGCAGGAGTTAAAACTGCCAATGTAAAACTTTCACAAAACAATAAGTTTTTAATAGTAGAAAAATTTACACTAAAAAATGATGGTAGTTTTTATGGGTTTGAAGAGATATTATCTTTACTAAATAAAAACAAAGATAGCAAATATGATGGTAGCTATGAGCAAATAGCAAAAATTATCTATAGCTACACTACTAATAAAAAAGAATCTATGATAGCTTTTTATAAAACTGTAGTAATGAATTATTTGCTTAAAAATGGTGATGCACACCTTAAAAACTTTGGATTGTTGTTTGATGATGATTTTAAAAATATTTTTTATTCTCCTGTATATGATGTGGTAAATACTGTAGTATATATACACAAAGACAAACCAGCACTTATGCTTGATGGTAAAAAGATATGGCATTCAAAAGATACACTTATTAAGTTTGGACAAAAAAGTTGCCTATTGAGTCAAAGTGAAGCAAACAAATATTACAAAGAGTGTTATGAAGCACTTATTTGGGGTATAGATGAGCTTGAAAACTATTTGAATGAATATCCAGATTTTAAAATTGTTAAGATGATATTGGATAGCTGGAAACTATCACTTAAAGAAGTTAGTATAAAGGAGCTTGATAATGATATTATCAGAACTTGGAAAAACTATTAA
- a CDS encoding glycosyltransferase has translation MHKKIAVLLASYNGVKYIKEQVDSILNQKEVDVTIFISDDLSTDKTIEYLQDIYKDFKNIVYLPSGSKFGGAGKNFFRLIRDVDFSSFDFISFVDQDDIWYDDKLIRAINTIKDKQIDAYSSNVLAFWEDGKEMIINKSSLQARYDYIFEAAGPGCTYVLKKDLAIFLQKFICENWEEVNKVELHDWFIYAFARENNYKWHIDEKPSMRYRQHTSNQVGANDGLKAKLKRLKKVLSSWYREEIIKIIKVLRLENKYKFSKYILNKSYLNNLLLLKYSFEFRRNKKEKIFLFILFIFGIF, from the coding sequence GTGCATAAAAAAATAGCAGTATTATTAGCTTCATACAATGGAGTAAAATATATAAAAGAACAGGTAGATAGTATCTTAAATCAAAAAGAAGTAGATGTTACTATATTTATAAGTGATGATTTATCTACAGATAAAACTATTGAATATTTACAAGATATTTATAAAGATTTTAAAAATATAGTTTATCTACCTAGTGGTTCAAAATTTGGAGGAGCTGGAAAAAACTTTTTTAGACTTATAAGAGATGTAGATTTTAGTTCTTTCGATTTTATCTCTTTTGTAGATCAAGATGATATTTGGTATGATGATAAACTTATCCGAGCTATTAATACTATAAAAGATAAACAAATAGATGCTTACTCTAGCAATGTTTTGGCATTTTGGGAAGATGGCAAAGAGATGATTATAAATAAATCAAGCTTACAAGCTAGATATGATTATATATTTGAGGCAGCTGGTCCTGGATGTACTTATGTGTTAAAAAAAGATTTAGCTATTTTTCTTCAAAAGTTTATTTGTGAAAATTGGGAAGAAGTAAATAAAGTAGAACTTCATGATTGGTTTATATATGCATTTGCAAGAGAAAATAACTACAAGTGGCATATAGATGAAAAACCATCTATGAGATATAGACAACACACTTCAAATCAAGTTGGAGCAAATGATGGTTTGAAAGCCAAACTAAAAAGACTTAAAAAAGTTTTGTCAAGTTGGTATAGAGAAGAGATAATAAAGATTATAAAAGTTTTAAGATTGGAAAATAAATATAAATTTTCTAAATATATTTTAAATAAGAGTTATCTAAATAATCTTTTGCTTTTAAAATATAGTTTTGAGTTTAGACGAAATAAGAAAGAGAAAATCTTTTTGTTCATTTTGTTTATTTTTGGAATATTTTAG
- a CDS encoding glycosyltransferase family 2 protein has protein sequence MIRFSIVIPLYNKNKCILKTLNSIKNQNYQDYEVVIVNDGSTDNSKEVVENFIEKLNLEIKQKFKLFNKDNSGVSSTRNYGVKNSSYDYIAFLDADDYWEENHLLNFVNLIDIYSDKVDMFSNASKQFQNGKFIFPKLSDYENYIGIVDYFKVSLISNGFINSSSVCVKKNIMNNNLFPLGMKNFEDMITWARIANNKGFAFSSEQTSIYVIDNAEASSHINFENYLKYEELLNKINYSYFKLKMYSIKFFLLHILYARMNMNLNSYIKDSFKVFGKSFIISTCLVIGLFFPKFILNIFRDYRKKKKDKSA, from the coding sequence ATGATAAGATTTTCTATAGTAATACCTTTATATAATAAAAACAAGTGTATATTAAAAACATTAAATTCAATTAAAAATCAAAATTATCAAGATTATGAAGTAGTAATTGTAAATGATGGTTCAACAGATAATAGTAAAGAAGTAGTAGAAAATTTTATAGAAAAATTAAATTTAGAAATAAAACAAAAGTTTAAATTGTTTAATAAAGATAATTCAGGTGTTTCATCAACAAGAAATTATGGAGTAAAAAATTCTTCTTATGATTATATTGCATTTTTAGATGCAGATGATTATTGGGAAGAAAATCATCTATTAAATTTTGTTAATTTGATAGACATATATTCTGATAAAGTTGATATGTTTTCCAATGCATCAAAACAATTCCAAAATGGAAAATTTATTTTTCCAAAATTATCAGATTATGAAAATTATATAGGAATAGTCGATTATTTTAAAGTTTCTTTGATTAGTAATGGTTTTATTAATTCATCTAGTGTTTGTGTCAAAAAAAATATTATGAATAATAATTTATTTCCACTTGGTATGAAAAATTTTGAAGATATGATAACTTGGGCAAGAATAGCAAATAATAAAGGATTTGCATTTTCTTCAGAACAAACATCAATATATGTGATTGATAATGCAGAAGCATCAAGTCATATAAACTTTGAAAATTATTTAAAATATGAAGAGTTATTGAATAAAATAAATTATAGTTATTTCAAACTCAAGATGTACTCTATAAAGTTTTTTTTATTGCATATACTTTATGCAAGAATGAATATGAATTTAAATAGTTATATAAAAGATTCTTTTAAAGTATTTGGAAAAAGTTTTATAATTTCAACATGTTTAGTTATAGGTTTATTTTTTCCAAAATTTATATTAAATATCTTTAGAGATTATAGAAAGAAGAAAAAGGATAAAAGTGCATAA
- a CDS encoding glycoside hydrolase family 99-like domain-containing protein, producing the protein MKKRLIAYHLPQFHEIKENNEWWGEGYTEWTAVKNWKPYFKGHQLRKPSEELGYYDLSNPQVLEKQYEIASNYGLEGFCFWTYWFGNGEMLLEKPLEHLLLPNSKVKYCFAWANHSWWDKSTWRLLKEQKYLGKEDYINFYKTLSPHFNNPNYIKKDNKLLLSIFMPQDIPDLELFIDTLNRLAIEDGFNGFYFISDQCLDEVRNKNLFDAYMHSTAMFRNRNIFQKIVERLVRYHSWTFLGPIKYSYKKMMKDMYKDLSKIPNFIPSIFTGWDTTARHGNRGVILKDFDVQSFDNHVKEVFNLNMNNEFIFIKSWNEWAEGNILEPDDIFGNELLEVIKKANTAK; encoded by the coding sequence ATGAAAAAAAGATTGATAGCATATCATCTACCACAATTTCATGAAATAAAAGAAAATAATGAATGGTGGGGAGAAGGTTATACTGAGTGGACAGCAGTGAAGAATTGGAAGCCATATTTTAAGGGTCATCAACTTAGAAAACCATCTGAAGAACTTGGATATTATGATTTAAGCAATCCTCAAGTTCTAGAGAAACAGTATGAAATAGCATCAAATTATGGTTTAGAGGGTTTTTGTTTTTGGACATATTGGTTTGGAAATGGTGAAATGTTATTAGAAAAACCATTAGAGCATCTTTTATTGCCAAATAGTAAAGTAAAATATTGTTTTGCTTGGGCAAATCACTCTTGGTGGGATAAATCAACTTGGAGACTTTTAAAAGAACAAAAATATCTAGGGAAAGAGGATTATATAAATTTTTATAAAACACTTTCTCCACATTTTAATAATCCAAATTATATAAAAAAAGATAATAAATTGTTACTGAGTATATTTATGCCACAAGATATTCCAGATTTAGAATTATTTATTGATACATTAAACAGATTAGCTATAGAAGATGGGTTTAATGGCTTTTATTTCATATCTGACCAATGTTTGGATGAAGTAAGAAATAAAAACCTTTTTGATGCGTATATGCATAGTACAGCAATGTTTAGAAATAGAAATATATTTCAAAAAATTGTTGAAAGGTTAGTAAGGTACCACTCTTGGACTTTTCTTGGACCAATAAAGTATTCATATAAAAAAATGATGAAAGATATGTATAAAGACTTATCAAAAATACCAAATTTTATTCCTAGTATATTCACAGGATGGGATACAACTGCAAGACATGGTAATAGAGGAGTTATATTAAAAGATTTTGATGTTCAATCATTTGATAATCATGTTAAAGAAGTATTTAATCTAAATATGAATAATGAGTTTATTTTTATAAAATCATGGAATGAATGGGCAGAGGGAAATATTTTAGAACCAGATGATATTTTTGGTAATGAATTGTTAGAAGTAATAAAAAAAGCAAATACTGCTAAGTAA
- a CDS encoding acyltransferase — MKILIKNIINACSKVIAFLLHKKFVKFISFLITSLNTQYIVKQLKSCGKNPNIMFPITTNELENISIGDNFSLCARARIETYSKHLDNKYTPEMIFGDNVNIGYDCHIGCVNKVIIGNNVLMASKIFITDHFHGDTSIDSLKLPPNDRKVTSKGSVIIEDNVWIGEGVAIMPNVTIGENSIIGANSVVTKDIPKNSVVAGNPARVIKNIDLEK; from the coding sequence ATGAAAATACTAATCAAAAATATAATTAATGCTTGTTCTAAGGTTATTGCATTTTTACTCCATAAAAAGTTTGTGAAGTTTATATCATTTTTAATAACTAGTTTAAATACACAATATATTGTAAAACAACTAAAAAGCTGTGGTAAAAATCCAAATATTATGTTTCCTATAACTACAAATGAATTAGAGAATATTTCTATTGGAGATAATTTTAGTCTTTGTGCTAGAGCTAGAATTGAAACTTACTCAAAGCATCTTGATAATAAGTACACTCCAGAAATGATTTTTGGAGATAATGTAAACATAGGTTATGATTGTCATATAGGGTGTGTCAATAAAGTGATAATAGGAAATAATGTTCTTATGGCAAGTAAAATATTTATTACCGACCATTTTCATGGTGATACTTCTATTGACTCTTTAAAATTACCACCAAATGATAGAAAAGTTACATCAAAGGGTTCAGTAATAATTGAAGATAATGTATGGATAGGAGAGGGTGTAGCTATAATGCCAAATGTGACAATTGGAGAAAATAGTATTATTGGAGCAAATTCCGTAGTGACTAAAGATATTCCAAAAAATAGTGTTGTTGCTGGTAATCCAGCTAGAGTTATTAAGAATATAGATTTGGAGAAGTAA
- a CDS encoding lipopolysaccharide biosynthesis protein, giving the protein MNKSLKSQAIHGLSWSLADKLINQLGSLAVTIYLARLIGPESFGFIGMLMIFMLLAESVISGGFMQALVQKSKELTEADSSTIFYVNMLWGLSMYVVLYISAPYIAEFYRQPVLEEISRILFLVVIINSLSIVARAKLTISIDFKSQTIASTVATFFGSILAIWLAFKGYGYWALVWLILSKALLNTITLWFFCRWFPSLVFSKDSLKSLFKFGSNLMIAGFVATFVNNLYVALVGRYFSATSVGYFTQSVNLTNALSGVISSTLQGVTYPIMTSVKEDKGRLVNIYKQLISITMLFSLPVLVGFAAIADSFVKLFLGEEWLLAIPLIVALSFARTITPISAINMNILNAIGRSDLFLKVDLSKLPMSLIALFVAIPFGIEALAWAMVFTSFIAFFINAYYPYKLFDFGPIKQLKIAFNYILASVVMYFAVIFLDIGGGIFELILKIVVGAIVYILFLWLRKDEFFMKIVGEVMSKIKFGNKV; this is encoded by the coding sequence TTGAATAAATCTCTAAAATCACAAGCCATCCACGGACTCTCATGGAGTCTTGCAGATAAACTTATAAACCAACTTGGCTCATTGGCTGTAACTATTTATTTAGCACGGCTGATTGGTCCTGAGAGTTTTGGATTTATTGGGATGCTTATGATTTTTATGCTTTTGGCTGAGAGTGTTATAAGTGGTGGATTTATGCAAGCACTAGTACAAAAAAGCAAAGAACTCACAGAAGCAGATAGCTCAACTATCTTTTATGTAAATATGCTTTGGGGATTGTCTATGTATGTAGTACTTTATATATCAGCACCATATATAGCTGAGTTTTACAGACAACCAGTTTTGGAAGAGATTTCTAGAATATTATTTTTGGTTGTTATTATAAATTCATTGAGTATTGTAGCTAGGGCTAAACTCACTATTTCTATAGATTTCAAAAGTCAAACTATAGCTAGTACAGTTGCTACATTTTTTGGTTCTATTTTGGCTATTTGGCTTGCTTTTAAAGGGTATGGATACTGGGCATTGGTTTGGCTTATTTTGTCAAAAGCTTTGTTAAATACAATAACTCTTTGGTTTTTTTGCAGATGGTTTCCATCACTTGTATTTAGTAAAGACTCTTTGAAGTCACTGTTTAAATTTGGATCAAATCTTATGATAGCTGGATTTGTAGCAACTTTTGTAAATAATCTTTATGTAGCTTTGGTGGGAAGATATTTTAGTGCTACAAGTGTGGGATACTTTACTCAGTCTGTAAATCTTACAAACGCTCTATCTGGAGTGATAAGCTCAACTCTGCAAGGTGTGACATATCCTATTATGACATCTGTAAAAGAAGATAAGGGGAGATTGGTAAATATATATAAACAACTTATATCTATAACTATGCTTTTTTCTTTACCAGTATTAGTCGGATTTGCAGCTATTGCTGATAGCTTTGTAAAACTATTTTTAGGAGAAGAGTGGCTTTTGGCTATACCTTTGATAGTAGCACTAAGTTTTGCAAGAACTATCACTCCAATAAGTGCAATAAATATGAATATATTAAATGCAATAGGAAGGTCAGATTTATTTCTTAAAGTAGATTTATCAAAGCTTCCTATGTCTTTGATAGCCTTATTTGTGGCTATACCTTTTGGGATAGAAGCTTTGGCTTGGGCTATGGTATTTACTAGTTTTATAGCTTTTTTTATAAATGCTTATTATCCATACAAGCTGTTTGATTTTGGACCTATAAAACAGCTAAAAATAGCCTTTAATTATATATTAGCTAGTGTGGTTATGTATTTTGCTGTTATATTTCTAGATATTGGTGGTGGAATTTTTGAATTGATCTTAAAAATAGTTGTTGGTGCTATAGTTTATATTCTTTTTTTATGGCTAAGAAAAGATGAGTTTTTTATGAAGATTGTTGGAGAGGTTATGAGTAAAATAAAATTTGGAAATAAGGTTTAG
- a CDS encoding HAD family hydrolase translates to MIKTIFWDFDGVILDSMPIRDYGFREIFKDFDKDIVDKLVRYHTLNGGLSRYVKIRYFYNTLLGQDVSDEKVQELANRFSTIMKAELTNKKYLIDETVYFIEKNYKNYNFHIVSGSDEKELNYLCKELEISKYFKTIEGSPTPKNDLVKNILEKYNYNSKECVLIGDSINDYEAANVNAMKFYGYNNEKLREVSNFYIEKFNNLNKIDQV, encoded by the coding sequence TTGATTAAAACAATATTTTGGGATTTTGATGGAGTTATACTTGATAGTATGCCAATAAGAGATTATGGATTTAGAGAAATATTTAAAGATTTTGATAAAGATATTGTAGATAAGCTTGTAAGATATCATACTTTAAATGGTGGTTTGAGTAGATATGTAAAAATAAGATATTTTTATAACACTCTTTTGGGACAAGATGTAAGTGATGAAAAAGTTCAAGAACTAGCAAATAGATTTTCTACTATTATGAAAGCAGAACTTACAAATAAAAAATATTTGATAGATGAAACAGTATATTTTATAGAAAAAAACTATAAAAACTACAACTTTCATATAGTTTCAGGTTCAGATGAAAAAGAGCTCAATTATCTTTGTAAAGAATTAGAAATTAGTAAGTATTTTAAAACAATAGAAGGCTCTCCAACACCTAAAAATGATTTAGTGAAAAATATATTGGAAAAATATAACTATAATTCAAAAGAGTGTGTTTTAATAGGTGATAGTATAAACGACTATGAAGCTGCAAATGTAAATGCTATGAAGTTTTACGGTTATAACAATGAAAAGTTAAGAGAAGTTTCAAATTTCTACATAGAGAAGTTTAATAATTTAAATAAAATTGATCAAGTATGA